CTAATCTCAACCTAAGTAATATCCCTATTACTTAAACGAGCCAAAGTAATGCCCTCATTGCCCACTATATTAATTATATCTAATAAATATAGACTTTTATTCGTAAGACACAAAGTTACTCCTAACTATGCTCTTACACGGCTCATACAAAGTTTTGAAACGTTTCTAACAAGAGTGAAATGAATCCTACAAGATAAGCACAAATACAAGAAATCAAAACATCGGCAAGTTCAAAAAGCAATTCTTCAGTCGATCAGGTCCCTTGTTGTTTTGTATGAAGCTTGATTTTCCTATTGGTTAAGTACGCTGGCGACTTCACCAACCAGTGACAAGACAACTTTTCCAGCTGTACAACATATTTCCCTGGACGAGAACACTCTGTAGAGGACCGAGTCcttgcatttgtgaggatcatcaaaacatctgaAAACTTATCATGCATTTTTAGAAATGCATCCTTCAATCTCTTTCCCAATAAGTCTTTCATCCTTATCAGTACCCTTAACTTATGGATCTTCATCAGCTTTCTCATCGGTAATATAAGGGAATTCAACATTCCCTTCAATTTTCACCGTACTATTAACGTCAACTTCCTTCACTTTCCCTTCCCAAGAGAAAACCAAATTCAATTCTTACCAAAAAAAATCTGTATATTCATATAAGCTTCTCCTTCGAGATTTTTCCTGCAGATTTTGAGGTTTCCTTTGTCATCAATTAAGGTTTTGTTGACTAAAAGATTATAGGAAGTTTCAACACTATTCAAAGCAATTAGTTTCAACCTAGTGCCAATTGTGAACATCGGTTCCATCAGGTCGATCTTCTAATACGATCCATCATTTGTCTCATTCTCTACTATGATCCGTTCTATGGCGGCGGTGAGATAGAGTACAACGTCGACAATATGAGCACATGAGAGAGGAATTGAGTCTGTGTTGCGAGAGTACGTGATGGACCAATGGAACACAGTGAGAGAAAAAAGAATGGGATCGAGAAAGATTAGAGAGATGATTTTGGGGATCTAATTTGATATGAATTCATTTGGTTTAATGGGTGGGGTTCGGATTAAAAGTGgaaatcagtttattttaattgaaattgagtaattttaattgatttggggGCTTTCATCCAATTGAGGGGTATGAGTGAAAAATTTGTAGACGGCGAGGGTATAAATGACTACATATATAATGAATggtaaaactaataattaatcgAAAGTTGAGGGGTAATTAATCTAAAAACCAAATGTTACCTTAATTTGGGGTTGATTCTTTGCCACAAATCacttttttgataaatattctTGGGAATGTCAAAGAAAGTAGAAATGTTTTTTCACTGCAATATACAATGAAatttgaaagagatgaaaagggagaaaattgGGCAAGCTTTTCGGCTATGGCTTAGTAGGGGAACGAGAAAGTTTTTGGATTTATTTTTGGTGGGACTCCGGGTTAAACTTAACAgaaaattttgatgaattgttACTTTTAGGGCAAAAGATCAAATTGAGTACTTTTTATAATACATTAAGAACTATATGAATCATGCAAAATGTATTAAGGATCAAAATAAACAAccccatacattaaggaccattttgataattttctctAATAATTAAAGTGTTGGGCGTTGGAGGGTCATAGAAATAAAAGGTGCAATTAGAAGCAGTTAGACGTTGGAAGGTGATAACGTCTGGGCACATTTGTGTGTTTTGTTGAGTGGCACCAAAAAGTTCCATGGCAGCAAAACTTGtactctctcctctctctcttcCATGGAGTTTACAGAGTGGGCAGAAACCGCATGTATGTCTTCGAACAAGACCCAGAAGCCGCCTCACCGTTAAAGCCTATAACGATGTGCTTTTCAGTGCTGCTAGTGCTGCTCCTCTACTTTATCAAGAAAAcccttcttctctcttctcacTTGCAGCAGCAGCAGATGCTGGTTATTCGTTGGCTAGCTACTACACTTCTCTAGGTCTCTTTGTCATCTCTGTTCCTGGTCTTTGGTCCCTTATTAAACGATCTGTTAAATCCAAGGTCATTActatttctttatttcattTGATTCTTTGTTTCTGTTGGGTTTGGCTTGTAATTGATGGTGAATTTTTGGATGCAGATTGTGCAGAAGACATTTGTTAAGCAAGGGATAGATGAGGGAAAGAAAGCGGCTAACCAGGTTGCTGGGGAAATTCTTTCCTTCTTCACTCGAAATAATTTCGCTGTGTTGGATAGAGGAGAGACTATAACGTTAGTAGTAtccctttttatttctcttacCTTATCCTCCTTTGAACAACTTTTATCTACGGAAAGGacttattaatattattaaattggCAGAAAATATTGTGAATTGGACAATTGCATCCTCCAGCTGTATTATTATCTTCATTCTTTAGGTGTAATGGATGTGAATAACTAGTGTTTGTCTTTGGCCTAAAATGGCTGCAAACTGTGTCATTGGCTGCATAAACttgtcttttctcatgtttattattgaaatgatgTTTTCAGCTGAAAGTGAGATTTCTTTTCCAATCTTTGCATCTGAGGGCACTCtgtaacttttattttttacttctttccGGAAGCTTGTGCCTACTAATGAAGTGATGACGTTTTGAAAACCGTACATCATCACCACTGTTATTTGATTATCTTCATGTACGTGAGTGACACCAATGCTGTTTTCACCATATCATCTTCTGTTTGCCCGTAGGAGGCCTTTCTTCCAGAAAATTCAATCCAATGCTTCCGATTTAc
The Solanum stenotomum isolate F172 chromosome 12, ASM1918654v1, whole genome shotgun sequence DNA segment above includes these coding regions:
- the LOC125846727 gene encoding protein COFACTOR ASSEMBLY OF COMPLEX C SUBUNIT B CCB1, chloroplastic, with protein sequence MAAKLVLSPLSLPWSLQSGQKPHVCLRTRPRSRLTVKAYNDVLFSAASAAPLLYQENPSSLFSLAAAADAGYSLASYYTSLGLFVISVPGLWSLIKRSVKSKIVQKTFVKQGIDEGKKAANQVAGEILSFFTRNNFAVLDRGETITFEGMMVPSRGQAALLTFCTCVSLGSVALVLTITVPDVGNNWFWITALSPLAGVYYWTRASRKEQIKVKMIVANDGSLSEIVVQGDDQEVEKMRKELQLSEKGMVYVKGLLER